In a single window of the Physeter macrocephalus isolate SW-GA unplaced genomic scaffold, ASM283717v5 random_1735, whole genome shotgun sequence genome:
- the RAB24 gene encoding ras-related protein Rab-24 isoform X2, which produces MSGQRVDVKVVMLGKEYVGKTSLVERYVHDRFLVGPYQNTIGAAFVAKVMSVGDRTVTLGIWDTAGSERYEAMSRIYYRGAKAAIVCYDLTDSSSFERAKFWVKELRNLEEGCKIYLCGTKSDLLEEDRRRRRVDFHDVQDYADNIKAQLFETSSKTGQSVDELFQKVAEDYVSVAAFQVMTEDKGVDLGQKANPYFYSCCHH; this is translated from the exons ATGAGCGGGCAGCGTGTGGACGTCAAGGTGGTGATGCTGGGCAAGGAGTACGTGGGCAAGACGAGCCTGGTGGAGCGATACGTGCACGATCGCTTCCTGGTGGGGCCTTATCAGAAC ACCATTGGGGCCGCCTTCGTGGCCAAGGTGATGTCCGTCGGAGACCGGACGGTGACTTTGGGTATTTGG GACACAGCAGGCTCTGAGCGCTATGAGGCCATGAGCCGAATCTACTATCGGGGCGCCAAGGCTGCCATCGTCTGCTATG ACCTGACGGACAGCAGCAGCTTTGAACGGGCAAAGTTCTGGGTGAAGGAACTGCGCAACCTAGAGGAG GGCTGTAAGATCTACTTGTGTGGCACCAAGAGTGACCTGCTGGAGGAGGACAGGCGGCGCCGACGTGTGGACTTCCACGACGTCCAGGACTATGCAGACA ATATCAAAGCTCAGCTCTTTGAAACATCCAGCAAGACAGGCCAGAGTGTGG ATGAGCTCTTCCAGAAAGTAGCAGAGGATTACGTCAGTGTGGCCGCCTTCCAGGTGATGACAG AGGACAAGGGCGTGGACCTGGGCCAGAAGGCAAACCCCTACTTCTACAGCTGTTGTCATCACTGA
- the RAB24 gene encoding ras-related protein Rab-24 isoform X1, translating to MSGQRVDVKVVMLGKEYVGKTSLVERYVHDRFLVGPYQNTIGAAFVAKVMSVGDRTVTLGIWDTAGSERYEAMSRIYYRGAKAAIVCYDLTDSSSFERAKFWVKELRNLEEGCKIYLCGTKSDLLEEDRRRRRVDFHDVQDYADNIKAQLFETSSKTGQSVDELFQKVAEDYVSVAAFQVMTGEAARTRLPSCHSVLTRQPGSPAPVSRRCQAWKRISDALHTLTVVWGGGCKE from the exons ATGAGCGGGCAGCGTGTGGACGTCAAGGTGGTGATGCTGGGCAAGGAGTACGTGGGCAAGACGAGCCTGGTGGAGCGATACGTGCACGATCGCTTCCTGGTGGGGCCTTATCAGAAC ACCATTGGGGCCGCCTTCGTGGCCAAGGTGATGTCCGTCGGAGACCGGACGGTGACTTTGGGTATTTGG GACACAGCAGGCTCTGAGCGCTATGAGGCCATGAGCCGAATCTACTATCGGGGCGCCAAGGCTGCCATCGTCTGCTATG ACCTGACGGACAGCAGCAGCTTTGAACGGGCAAAGTTCTGGGTGAAGGAACTGCGCAACCTAGAGGAG GGCTGTAAGATCTACTTGTGTGGCACCAAGAGTGACCTGCTGGAGGAGGACAGGCGGCGCCGACGTGTGGACTTCCACGACGTCCAGGACTATGCAGACA ATATCAAAGCTCAGCTCTTTGAAACATCCAGCAAGACAGGCCAGAGTGTGG ATGAGCTCTTCCAGAAAGTAGCAGAGGATTACGTCAGTGTGGCCGCCTTCCAGGTGATGACAG GGGAAGCTGCCAGGACCAGACTTCCTTCCTGCCACTCTGTTCTCACGAGGCAACCTGGGAGTCCAGCTCCTGTGAGTAGACGCTGCCAAGCCTGGAAAAGGATCTCTGATGCACTTCATACCCTGACTGTAGTGTGGGGTGGAGgatgtaaagaataa